TAAATCGTTGCCAATTCCATTTTTCGCAGGATTAGTAACAAAAGATGTTCCAAAAAACATTTTTTCGAATAATATTGAAGTAGCTAAATCTAACCGATTATAAGGTCCTTGTTGCATATAATTTGAAGAGACAAACAGTTTTGTTGCATAAGGAAAAAAATGAACGTCAATATAATCAGCCAATAGAAATTCATACCCAGCACTTAATGAAAAAAAAGATTCTAAAGGCAAGTTCCCATTCGAGCTAAACGCAATATTTGGTCTATTAAGGTGTTTCATAGACAAACCAATCCAAAGATCCTCAGTATTGAAAACCATACCTGCCGAGATATCAAAAAAAGTAACTTTATCGTTTACTAATAAAGGATCGACAGAATTTGCATTATTATGACCTGACTTTATATTAATTTGGTCTTCAAGTAATAAGTTTTGAAATGCAAATGATTTTAAACCATAACCAGCTTCAATAGCAGGACGAAAATCCCATTCGTCACTTATTTTTACTTTGTAAGCATAATTGGCATTAATTTGCGTAAAATTATAGTTAGTTGCATTTTCTCTTTGATTCAAAATACTTACACCAAAGCCACTGTTCATTTTGTCACTCCATGTATTAACAAAAGCATAGTCTGTATTTATTTTTAAATCCAAATTTGGCCATTGCTCACGGTGTATAATTCCTGTGTATGTGGTTTCCATAAACCCAGAAAAACCAGGATTCAAAGTCTCAGGAAATAAAAAATATTGTGTAAAAATAGGATCCTGTGCTTGCGTTTTGGTATAAAAACAACATGTAATAATTATAATAAATAGTTTTAATCTCATTTTCTTAATATGCTGTTTTTATTTAATTAGTGTAAGTACTCCTTTTTCTGTTATCGTGTGATTATAAAAGGTTTTTGCTGTAATTTTAAAATAATAATTACCATTTTCTGCATCTAAATCTTTTACTTTCCCATGCCAACCACGAATATTCTCTCCACTTTCTGAGTATATAATGCTACCCCATGTGTCAAAAACATCCAGTTTTATATTTGTCAATCCAAGAAAAACTGGAGCAAATGTATCATTATATCCATCATTATTTGGTGTAAACGCATTTGGCATAATTAAACTATATCCTTTTTCTACACCTAATACCGAACTATAGCTATATTGACAACCAAAAGGATAGGTAACAGTTTGCTTAATAGTGTAAGTACCTACTTTGGTATAAATGTGCTTTGGATTTTCTTCATCAGAAAAATTTCCATCTCCAAAATCCCAAGAAATTGCAGTAAAATCTCCAGTAGCTAAGTTTGTAAATAATATAGGATCGTAAATAGAATACAAATCATAAACATCTTTCCCATATGAACTTGTAGAAAAATTGGCTTTTCCTAAAACTGGAGTGTTCACATTATATGGATAATCAGCTTTACAACCAAAACTATCAGTTACACTAAAAATCACTAACCCATTATTATTGGTATTCATTATCTCGCCGTTAATACCTGTCACAACTCCATCCGACCAACTTAACTGATAAGGAGGAATTCCACCTTTTACATGACCTACAAATGTTTGGTGAACGTATTTGGTATCACAATTAAAATCAGTTAAAACTTCGATAGTTGGAGTCAGTTGTTCAAATCGGGTAATTTTCCATGTATCAGCTTTTTTACAGCCATTAGCATCAGTTACTGTAACGGTATAATTCCCTGGTATAAGATTTTCAAGATCTTCAATTATCGCACCGTTAGACCAAGAATATGAAAACGGAGGTGTTCCGCCTGTAACCACTAAATTGATAGCTCCTGTATTGGCTTCAATACAATTTAAAGGATTAGAAACCGTTGCATTTACTTCTAATAAAGGTGGTTCAACAATAAGATAAGTCCCTTTTATTACACAAGATTTAGCATCAGTAATTATTACTGTATATTCCCCAGGTCCTAAATTATTCCGTTCGATTCCTGCAGTAGCATCATCATTCCATACTAAAGTGACTGGTAATTGTCCCCCAACAAGATTTAATCGGATATGTGCGTCCCTTTCACCAAAACAAGAAATTTGTTTAACATCTGGATCGATTGTAAAAACCGGTGCATTATCAATCACAATTGTGAATTGCTTAGTACAGTTTAGCGCATCTGTAATTGTAATTACATAGGTTCCAGCTGATAAATTATCTTGTATTAGCCCCGAGCCTAAATTACTCCACTTTATAATATAAGGATCTCCAGTTGTAAATGGAATACCCCCCGTAATAGAATTAATAGTTATAGAAGCATCTGAATAACCGTAGCAAGCTATTTCAGTTTTAGTATAATCAATTTTAATCTCATTATTCTGTTTTAGAATCACTTGCAAATTATCTGTACAACCTGAATTGTCAGTTACGGTTAAATTATAAGTCCCTGCTGCAAGATTTTTTGGGTTTTGAATATAGCTACTGTAACCATTTGGACCAGTCCAATAATAACTATAATTAAAAACACCTGGACTTATTTCTGTTGTTCTACCACCAATTGTACTAACATTAATTTCTCCTGTATAATCTCCGTAACATAGAATATCAACTTGGCTTACAAAACTTACTTCTAATAAAGGTGGTTCTATAATGGTATACGTTTCTTTCAAAATACCACAATTATTCAACTCGGTAATAGTGACTCCGTAAACACCGGGACTCAAATTATAAAGACTTTCAGTAGTTGCATTATAGGGATTTCCGTCTTTTGTCCAAACAAACTTATAAGGCTGGGTTCCTCCAGATGTGCTCAAATTTATGTTTCCGTCATTTAATCCGTAACAGCTTATATCATTTTTATTACCTGAAAATTGAAATTTAGCAGGTTCTTCCACATAATAACTTTTAGAGAAGGGACAATTACCATTATCATTTATGGTTAAGTAATAATAACCAGATTTTAGATTAGAAATATCCTCATCAGTACTTGCAAATCCGTTTGGACCAGTCCAAGAAAAAGTATAAGGTTTCCCTGTTGTAAATGGAATTCCTCCAGTCACATTAATACTAATAGCACCATCACTCAATCCAAAGCAAGTGATTTTTTTTACAATTTCATTCGCGTTTATCAATGGATCAACTGTTACCGTAACTGTAAAATCAGGACCAGGACAAACTTTAGATATTGGAGATACGGTATAAATTACTGTAGCAGGAAATGCGGTATTATTAGTCAATGTTTGGCTAATACTCGTTGTAGGCGTAGATTGTGCATAAGCTCCACTCACAGCACCCGCAGGAGAAATAGTTGGATATGACCAAATGTATGTAGTACCAGCTGGCACATTATCTGTTCCGTTAGTCACTGGTGAGATCAAAAAGCTATTACCGCTACAAATTTCAGCTGTTTTTGGCTTTATAACGGGAGAAAGAACTAAATCTACAGAAAAATTTCTTATTGCTGTAGCAGTACCACAACTATTAGTAACACTAAAAGTAGCTTGATAATTACCACTTTTTGTATAATTAATAGAGCCCGGGTTAAATGATGTCGATGTCGAAGGAGTCCCACCAGGAAAACTCCAAAGATATGTTAGTTCTGAAGTAGGAGAACAACTTTCTACCACTTTACCAACAGGTTTAATTGTCGCCGAATTACAATAATCAGAAATAGGGTCTAAAGTAATTACAGGCTTCTTCTTTACTTCTATTAATTGTGAGGCATATTGATATAATCCGCAGGAATTTAATGTTCTTAATCTCAATTCATAAGTACCTGGATTACTAAAATTTATAACCGGATCTTTAGAATTGTAACCTGTCCCATTTACAAAGTTCCATTGCCCTCTTCCTTTTCCACAAAAACCTTCATAATAATTCATTACTTCCCAATAGTAACTTTCGGTGCCACAACTCTTACTTGTATCAGTGGTATTTGTTATCTGAACATTTTCGGAAGCACATGCTTTTGCAACAGTAAATTTAGGTTGCAAAATAGGTTCTACACATATTGTCTGAGTATAAGTATTTCCTATTCCACAAGGAGTTGTCGCCGATAATTTGATAGTATAATTTCCCGGTCTTGTATAAACATGACTAGGAGAAACTTCTCTCGATACTGAACTTCCATCACCAAAATCCCAAGTGTAAACATTATAAGTGCTGCAATCATTAGTATAACCTGCAAGAGTTGAATTATTAAAACTAACGTAAGTATTTGCACAGACTATAGGACTTACACTAAAGCTTACCGTTGGAACATCTAAAATAATAATGGGTCCAGCAGTAAGATAAGTACTTCCACAAGATGTAGTGATTGTCAAAGTAACTGTATTACCACTAGGGCAATTAAACCTTGTAAATTTATGAGGTATAGGATAATTTTGTGATACTTTTGGATTCAAACTATTGTAATAACTAGAGCTTTCCAGTTGCGCCTGGGATAGATTCAATACTGTACCATCTCCATAATTGACCTGATAATTTGTATCCGAAGGATTAAGTGCCCAAGAACCAATAGCAAAATCCATTGGAGCTACTGGTATACATAAATTAGTTGTATTTCCAGGTGCTATAAGCGCTCCTATCGGGTTATTAGAGTTTTTAACCACATAAGTAATCGAGTTTTCGCAAGCACTATTTCCAATTCCTGTTACAACCATATTAAACGAACCTAATTTCATATAGGTATGTGTTTTAGGAAAAGTAACACTGGTTTCTAAATTACCATCTCCCCAATCAATATTATATGAAGCGATACAGGAAACTGAACTAGAATTGTTGGCTAATTTAATAGTATATTTTGGATCTGAATTATTATCACCACATTTTTCAAAAGGAGTACTAGAACCAATTGGCGCATTTAGATTGGTAAATTTTAAATCTGGTTTTTGTTTTACCGAAACATTTTTTGATATAGAGTTGACCTCACCATTTGCATCAGTAACAGTCAATTTAACAGTAAAGTTTTGA
The Flavobacterium sp. 5 DNA segment above includes these coding regions:
- a CDS encoding PKD domain-containing protein; this encodes MRKLYFFYILFFLIKTASVYGLCTTNNSNYRDKSFRDLILPPNVNFSFTSDGACSGTPINFTSVVSGNAPFKYSWDFGDGSTSSISNPNHTFTALGCGTQNFTVKLTVTDANGEVNSISKNVSVKQKPDLKFTNLNAPIGSSTPFEKCGDNNSDPKYTIKLANNSSSVSCIASYNIDWGDGNLETSVTFPKTHTYMKLGSFNMVVTGIGNSACENSITYVVKNSNNPIGALIAPGNTTNLCIPVAPMDFAIGSWALNPSDTNYQVNYGDGTVLNLSQAQLESSSYYNSLNPKVSQNYPIPHKFTRFNCPSGNTVTLTITTSCGSTYLTAGPIIILDVPTVSFSVSPIVCANTYVSFNNSTLAGYTNDCSTYNVYTWDFGDGSSVSREVSPSHVYTRPGNYTIKLSATTPCGIGNTYTQTICVEPILQPKFTVAKACASENVQITNTTDTSKSCGTESYYWEVMNYYEGFCGKGRGQWNFVNGTGYNSKDPVINFSNPGTYELRLRTLNSCGLYQYASQLIEVKKKPVITLDPISDYCNSATIKPVGKVVESCSPTSELTYLWSFPGGTPSTSTSFNPGSINYTKSGNYQATFSVTNSCGTATAIRNFSVDLVLSPVIKPKTAEICSGNSFLISPVTNGTDNVPAGTTYIWSYPTISPAGAVSGAYAQSTPTTSISQTLTNNTAFPATVIYTVSPISKVCPGPDFTVTVTVDPLINANEIVKKITCFGLSDGAISINVTGGIPFTTGKPYTFSWTGPNGFASTDEDISNLKSGYYYLTINDNGNCPFSKSYYVEEPAKFQFSGNKNDISCYGLNDGNINLSTSGGTQPYKFVWTKDGNPYNATTESLYNLSPGVYGVTITELNNCGILKETYTIIEPPLLEVSFVSQVDILCYGDYTGEINVSTIGGRTTEISPGVFNYSYYWTGPNGYSSYIQNPKNLAAGTYNLTVTDNSGCTDNLQVILKQNNEIKIDYTKTEIACYGYSDASITINSITGGIPFTTGDPYIIKWSNLGSGLIQDNLSAGTYVITITDALNCTKQFTIVIDNAPVFTIDPDVKQISCFGERDAHIRLNLVGGQLPVTLVWNDDATAGIERNNLGPGEYTVIITDAKSCVIKGTYLIVEPPLLEVNATVSNPLNCIEANTGAINLVVTGGTPPFSYSWSNGAIIEDLENLIPGNYTVTVTDANGCKKADTWKITRFEQLTPTIEVLTDFNCDTKYVHQTFVGHVKGGIPPYQLSWSDGVVTGINGEIMNTNNNGLVIFSVTDSFGCKADYPYNVNTPVLGKANFSTSSYGKDVYDLYSIYDPILFTNLATGDFTAISWDFGDGNFSDEENPKHIYTKVGTYTIKQTVTYPFGCQYSYSSVLGVEKGYSLIMPNAFTPNNDGYNDTFAPVFLGLTNIKLDVFDTWGSIIYSESGENIRGWHGKVKDLDAENGNYYFKITAKTFYNHTITEKGVLTLIK
- a CDS encoding type IX secretion system membrane protein PorP/SprF, translating into MRLKLFIIIITCCFYTKTQAQDPIFTQYFLFPETLNPGFSGFMETTYTGIIHREQWPNLDLKINTDYAFVNTWSDKMNSGFGVSILNQRENATNYNFTQINANYAYKVKISDEWDFRPAIEAGYGLKSFAFQNLLLEDQINIKSGHNNANSVDPLLVNDKVTFFDISAGMVFNTEDLWIGLSMKHLNRPNIAFSSNGNLPLESFFSLSAGYEFLLADYIDVHFFPYATKLFVSSNYMQQGPYNRLDLATSILFEKMFFGTSFVTNPAKNGIGNDLLTSVNFFTGLQYEHLRLGLSYDLNTSKIGKTGGIYELSFAYQFNLDKKCFGCPNYVGK